From a single Aspergillus puulaauensis MK2 DNA, chromosome 2, nearly complete sequence genomic region:
- a CDS encoding uncharacterized protein (COG:S;~EggNog:ENOG410PT3K): MSPLPVIACGSTNPQVFDAVKPLYLPEYEIIHNVTSTSSGIVELPHVLQGRSPPILDEEEPNRGTGDYSKPPVAVFAGALYSDWDVNKMREACQGISSIPWLKMDMDVPKPPLGPGYAEHVVQRVKACMKRIEAEGMLGKDGLWLY, translated from the exons ATGTCGCCTTTGCCAGTCATAGCGTGCGGCAGCACGAACCCGCAAGTCTTCGACGCTGTCAAACCTCTCTACCTACCCGAGTACGAAA TTATCCATAATGTCACCAGCACCTCCTCCGGCATCGTTGAGCTCCCACACGTGCTACAAGGACGCAGTCCTCCTAtcctggacgaggaagagcccAACCGCGGGACCGGGGATTATTCAAAGCCACCTGTAGCTGTGTTTGCAGGTGCTCTGTACAGCGACTGGGATGTGAACAAGATGCGTGAGGCATGCCAGGGGATCAGCTCTATTCCTtggttgaagatggatatggatgtgCCTAAACCCCCGCTGGGACCGGGGTATGCGGAACATGTCGTGCAGAGGGTCAAGGCGTGCATGAAAAGGATTGAAGCAGAGGGGATGCTGGGAAAAGATGGCTTGTGGCTTTATTGA
- a CDS encoding uncharacterized protein (COG:Q;~EggNog:ENOG410PJ48;~InterPro:IPR013154,IPR013149,IPR002328,IPR036291, IPR011032,IPR020843;~PFAM:PF00107,PF08240;~go_function: GO:0008270 - zinc ion binding [Evidence IEA];~go_function: GO:0016491 - oxidoreductase activity [Evidence IEA];~go_process: GO:0055114 - oxidation-reduction process [Evidence IEA]) yields the protein MDLPSFHRAAVLKSPGPNPHFDVVDLPVPQPGPTDVLVKLSVTGLCGTDFALSSGALGQTQPILGHEGIGRVAKLGSAVDESQVRIGQRVGVSWVRDVCRHCAFCLHEGGDGEAHCAAQIHSGRKVDGTLAGFTVVPYGYIVRLPEGPEDRVLAPVMCGGVTAYKALKLSGAAPGSWVVLLGAGGGVGSLGVQYARAMGYRVIAVDAGNLKEEVCLELGASAYLDIEQKGLDLSGTVKRLTDGHGASAGIVIAGSASAYQDAFDLVAPFGTLVCVGITPPSEPIQVHPLTLIDNGVRVLGSMTGTRLDIVEAVEFVRRGEVVPEAQMIPLDNMENIGELRASSKASYPVTSHYCNLISQCA from the exons ATGGACCTACCATCCTTCCATCGAGCTGCTGTGCTCAAG TCGCCAGGCCCCAACCCCCATTTTGACGTCGTCGACCTCCCAGTCCCACAGCCCGGCCCAACTGACGTCCTAGTAAAACTCTCCGTAACAGGGCTATGCGGCACCGACTTCGCGCTCTCCTCGGGCGCACTCGGCCAGACCCAGCCCATACTAGGGCACGAGGGAATCGGCCGCGTAGCGAAACTCGGCTCCGCAGTGGATGAATCCCAAGTCCGCATCGGGCAACGAGTTGGTGTCTCCTGGGTCCGCGACGTGTGTCGGCATTGCGCCTTTTGTCTACACGAGGGCGGGGACGGCGAGGCACATTGCGCCGCCCAGATCCATTCTGGGAGGAAGGTTGATGGGACCCTTGCTGGGTTTACGGTCGTGCCGTATGGTTATATCGTTAGGCTTCCTGAGGGGCCCGAAGATAGGGTTCTGGCGCCAGTTATGTGTGGGGGAGTGACGGCGTATAAAGCTTTGAAGCTTTCTGGTGCGGCGCCTGGAAGCTGGGTTGTGCTGCTGGGGGCTGGGGGTGGTGTTGGGTCCTTGGGTGTCCAGTATGCTCGGGCAATGGGGTATAGGGTTATTGCTGTTGACGCGGGCAATCTGAAAGAAGAGGTTTGCTTGGAGCTCGGAGCGAGTGCGTACCTGGATATAGAGCAGAAAGGGCTGGATCTTTCTGGTACAGTGAAACGACTAACTGATGGCCACGGTGCAAGTGCTGGCATTGTCATTGCAGGGTCTGCTAGTGCGTACCAGGATGCATTCGACCTTGTAGCCCCGTTTGGGACGCTGGTCTGTGTTGGAATCACACCTCCGTCGGAGCCGATCCAGGTCCATCCGCTGACTCTGATCGATAATGGTGTCAGAGTGCTTGGGTCGATGACTGGCACGAGGCTGGATATAGTCGAGGCCGTGGAATTCGTGAGAAGGGGAGAGGTGGTCCCTGAGGCCCAAATGATACCTCTTGATAACATGGAAAATATAGGAGAGCTTCGTGCCTCAAGTAAGGCGAGTTATCCCGTCACCTCTCATTATTGCAACCTGATCTCACAATGCGCTTAG
- a CDS encoding uncharacterized protein (COG:S;~EggNog:ENOG410PTPR;~SECRETED:SignalP(1-18)), whose product MRLSSISLAVIIAPLAIATPNLAAESNDAIVKRSPMPMKPLSSSAHVLARSPQDNNEVCSSDQKRCGDACVNKDYTCCPDNVSGGCPSNEECQRDSGKWGCCPDGDDCSWDDDDDDDDDSFVDRVKDGVNDVGDNIKDTWDDIWDDDEDAAGMLKPGAGIALMAAIAAAILPL is encoded by the coding sequence ATGCGTCTCTCCTCAATATCCCTCGCCGTGATCATCGCTCCCCTCGCCATCGCAACCCCCAACCTCGCAGCAGAAAGCAACGATGCGATAGTCAAGCGCAGTCCAATGCCAATGAAGCCCCTGAGCTCATCGGCACATGTCCTCGCTCGCTCCCCCCAAGACAACAACGAAGTCTGCAGCAGCGACCAGAAGCGCTGCGGCGACGCCTGCGTGAACAAGGACTATACCTGCTGCCCTGACAATGTCTCCGGCGGATGCCCCAGCAATGAAGAGTGTCAAAGGGACAGTGGAAAATGGGGATGCTGCCCTGATGGTGACGACTGCAgctgggatgatgatgatgatgatgacgatgatagcTTTGTGGACCGTGTCAAGGATGGCGTTAATGATGTTGGGGACAATATTAAGGATACATGGGATGATATCtgggacgatgatgaggatgctgctggTATGTTGAAGCCTGGTGCTGGGATTgctttgatggcggcgatTGCTGCTGCGATTTTGCCGCTCTGA
- a CDS encoding uncharacterized protein (COG:S;~EggNog:ENOG410PXG6;~InterPro:IPR014710,IPR011051,IPR025979;~PFAM:PF12973), producing MCSSSSSSYALSVLSNVNQALYPKTMHSQEDAGHTVHVADLKWLPLVPSIWIKVIKLVPETGEYTIMVRAEPGGMLPRHRHVESAEIYVLKGSGAHPQAGAFVAGDYVSESKGAVHDPLPFHCETELLMVSRGPSAFLADDGEDMYMMDVDMLQALAKAAETAV from the exons atgtgcagcagctcgtcttcatcatacGCTCTTTCAGTTCTCTCCAA CGTAAACCAGGCCCTCTACCCCAAGACAATGCACTCCCAGGAGGATGCCGGCCACACCGTCCACGTCGCGGACCTGAAATGGCTCCCCCTCGTCCCCAGCATCTGGATTAAAGTCATAAAGCTAGTCCCCGAGACAGGCGAGTACACGATCATGGTCCGCGCCGAACCGGGGGGTATGCTCCCGCGCCACCGCCACGTTGAGAGCGCCGAGATCTACGTCCTGAAGGGCAGCGGCGCGCATCCGCAGGCGGGAGCGTTTGTGGCCGGCGACTATGTGTCCGAGAGCAAAGGTGCTGTCCATGACCCGCTGCCGTTTCACTGTGAGACTGAGCTGCTGATGGTCAGCCGAGGGCCGTCGGCGTTTTTGGCggatgatggggaggatatGTATATGATGGATGTGGATATGCTGCAGGCATTGGCGAAGGCTGCGGAGACTGCGGTTTAA
- a CDS encoding SDR family oxidoreductase (COG:S;~EggNog:ENOG410QE5J;~InterPro:IPR036291) has translation MATTQVVKSDGPFQGLPTYPDTEGLSNLTAIITGANGMSGYHMVRVLAAAPERWSKIYCLSRRPPPSNFFADLGEGAQRVTHIPVDFLADSAEIADKLKSVIEKVDYVCFFSYMQPPQEGNILGMWSDAAELARVNGTLLKNFIAGLQQSGLQPKRFLLQTGAKHYGFHIGPATNPSFESDPRIDLEANFYYPQEDALFEYCNATGVTWNVVRPSYIIGAVRDSALNHMVGLSIYASVQAHLKEPLAFPGDYAAWDREFCQSTALLNGYFEEWALLTDAAANEAFNIQDGLPFTWGRFWTYLAEWYGTTWTPPETDEAKYRVSTSRYVETPRGYGTVGTTRSTFSLQEWSERREVQDAWKELAAKHGLSLDPFTPKNRAQIFGMTDSAVIGGWALSLSMRKARRLGFLGTADSYESAFNTMRDLARLKVVVPLVKEEFAGDY, from the exons ATGGCCACCACGCAAGTCGTCAAGTCTGACGGCCCGTTTCAGGGTCTCCCTACCTATCCTGATACTGAAGGGCTCTCGAACTTGACTGCCATAATCACCGGTGCAAATGGCATGTCTGGATACCATATGGTGCGTGTTCTAGCAGCTGCACCAGAGCGCTGGAGCAAGATATACTGTCTATctcgtcgacctcctccgAGCAATTTCTTTGCGGACCTGGGCGAGGGCGCGCAGCGAGTCACGCATATTCCGGTGGACTTTCTCGCTGACAGCGCGGAGATTGCGGACAAACTAAAGAGTGTTATTGAGAAGGT AGACTATGTCTGTTTCTTCTCGTACATGCAGCCGCCCCAAGAAGGGAACATCCTAGGGATGTGGTCAGACGCAGCAGAACTAGCCAGGGTAAACG GAACCCTACTAAAAAACTTCATCGCCGGCCTCCAACAATCCGGCCTGCAACCAAAacgcttcctcctccaaaccgGCGCAAAGCACTACGGCTTCCACATCGGCCCAGCAACGAATCCCTCGTTCGAATCCGATCCCCGAATCGATCTAGAAGCGAACTTCTACTACCCGCAGGAAGACGCCCTTTTCGAGTACTGCAATGCCACCGGTGTCACCTGGAACGTTGTACGTCCATCTTACATCATCGGCGCAGTGCGCGATAGTGCACTCAACCACATGGTCGGACTGTCAATCTACGCATCTGTCCAGGCACACTTGAAGGAGCCTCTTGCGTTTCCTGGTGACTATGCGGCGTGGGACCGCGAGTTCTGCCAGAGTACTGCGCTGCTGAATGGGTATTTCGAGGAATGGGCGCTTTTGACTGACGCAGCTGCGAATGAGGCGTTTAATATTCAGGATGGTCTGCCCTTTACCTGGGGTCGGTTCTGGACGTACCTCGCAGAGTGGTATGGGACGACATGGACGCCCCCGGAGACGGACGAGGCGAAGTATAGGGTTAGCACTTCGAGATATGTGGAGACGCCGAGGGG ATATGGCACCGTTGGAACTACTCGCTCAACATTCAGTCTCCAGGAATGGTCTGAACGCCGCGAAGTCCAAGATGCATGGAAGGAACTCGCCGCGAAGCACGGGCTGAGTCTGGACCCATTCACGCCGAAGAACAGGGCACAGATCTTTGGAATGACGGATTCGGCGGTTATTGGTGGCTGGGCGCTTTCGCTGAGTATGCGCAAGGCCCGCAGGCTGGGGTTCTTGGGGACTGCGGACTCGTATGAGAGTGCGTTTAATACGATGAGGGATCTGGCGCGGTTGAAGGTTGTTGTTCCACTTGTTAAGGAGGAGTTTGCTGGAGATTACTAG
- a CDS encoding aldehyde dehydrogenase family protein (COG:C;~EggNog:ENOG410Q9EB;~InterPro:IPR015590,IPR029510,IPR016160,IPR016161, IPR016162,IPR016163;~PFAM:PF00171;~go_function: GO:0016491 - oxidoreductase activity [Evidence IEA];~go_function: GO:0016620 - oxidoreductase activity, acting on the aldehyde or oxo group of donors, NAD or NADP as acceptor [Evidence IEA];~go_process: GO:0055114 - oxidation-reduction process [Evidence IEA]), with translation MSDLPIPSAKDLTKLYINGSYVPPKSNKTYTLYNPSNASIVSDQIPIAGPEDVDAAVAAAEEAFNGPWSDFSGAQRSACLRKLAELLDENDRLVEILTLDALSTGNPVSIIPSREKGYIMGQLNYYAGWTDKLRGDYFPADDGFVKLVRHEPLGVCAGINPFNAPVATLIMKAAPCLATGNVMILKPSEHSPLGSLAIAPLFEAAGFPKGVFQVLTGAGDTGALLASHMRIRKISFTGSVATGKKIQVAAAQSNLKRVTLELGGKSPAVVFEDANLENALTWTVNAILARSGQVCVAASRVYVQRSIADRFIEEYKARMKAAVERLGDPLDMATTMGPLVNKAAFERVTQMIERGKNEAELVVGGVRHTEQGYFIEPTVFLNPKKDAQIYKNEIFGPVSIIKTFDTEDEVLSLANDTEFGLMSGVFTRNINRAMRVSGKLESGVVGVNCISYMNVQVPFGGKKSSGIGREFGEYALRGFTEPKTVLINMNSE, from the exons ATGTCAGACCTGCCCATCCCCAGCGCAAAAGATCTCACAAAGCTGTACATAAACGGCTCATACGTCCCACCCaaatcaaacaaaacataCACCCTGTACAACCCATCCAACGCCTCGATCGTCTCAGACCAGATCCCCATCGCCGGCCCCGAAGACGTCgacgccgccgtcgccgcaGCAGAAGAGGCATTCAACGGCCCCTGGAGCGACTTCAGCGGTGCACAGCGCTCAGCATGTCTGCGGAAACTGGCAGAGCTGCTTGACGAGAATGACCGGCTGGTTGAGATCTTGACACTCGATGCCCTGAGCACAGGGAATCCTGTGTCGATTATTCCATCGAGGGAGAAGGGGTATATTATGGGGCAGTTAAATTATTATG CCGGCTGGACTGATAAATTACGCGGAGACTACTTCCCTGCTGATGACGGGTTCGTGAAGCTTGTGCGCCACGAACCGCTTGG AGTATGCGCAGGCATAAACCCATTTAACGCGCCCGTCGCGACCTTAATCATGAAAGCCGCGCCCTGCCTCGCAACAGGGAACGTCATGATCCTGAAACCATCCGAGCACAGTCCTCTCGGGTCGCTGGCAATCGCGCCACTATTCGAAGCGGCCGGCTTTCCAAAGGGCGTGTTTCAGGTCCTcactggtgctggtgatacGGGGGCGCTGCTTGCTAGTCATATGAGGATAAGGAAG ATCAGCTTCACGGGAAGTGTTGCGACAGGGAAAAAGATCCAAGTCGCCGCCGCCCAGAGCAATCTAAAGCGTGTTACGCTGGAACTAGGGGGTAAAAGCCCTGCTGTGGTGTTCGAGGATGCAAATCTGGAGAATGCACTTACCTG GACGGTAAATGCGATCCTCGCACGCTCAGGCCAAGTTTGCGTTGCTGCCTCGCGAGTGTACGTTCAGCGATCCATTGCAGACAGATTCATAGAGGAATACAAAGCCCGCATGAAAGCTGCAGTAGAGAGACTCGGTGACCCCCTGGATATGGCGACTACCATGGGACCCCTGGTCAACAAGGCTGCATTCGAAAGGGTCACGCAGATGATCGAGAGAGGTAAGAATGAGGCGGagctggtggttggtggtgtgCGGCATACGGAGCAGGGGTACTTTATCGAACCGACAGTCTTTCTGAATCCCAAGAAGGATGCGCAGATTTACAAGAATGAGATCTTCGGTCCGGTTTCCATTATCAAGACCTTTGATACCGAGGATGAGGTTTTGAGTCTTGCTAATGATACGGAGTTTGGTTTGATGTCTGGGGTCTTTACGCGGAATATCAACCGTGCAATGAGAGTATCAGGCAAGCTGGAATCGGGCGTCGTGGGTGTTAATTGCATCAGCTAT ATGAACGTCCAGGTCCCCTTTGGAGGCAAGAAATCATCCGGCATTGGTAGGGAATTTGGAGAATAT GCTCTCCGTGGATTTACTGAGCCCAAGACTGTTCTCATTAA CATGAACTCCGAGTAA
- a CDS encoding N-acyl homoserine lactonase family protein (COG:S;~EggNog:ENOG410PM9B;~InterPro:IPR001279,IPR036866;~PFAM:PF00753): MDVSGQNDPTGLLVGAGVPAFKCPPGTKMHILDLGTLQADESWILRGRNTSSLSNLNPENKRRDLVLLSALIDYPGVGLILFETGCAEDLDVKWGAPLTDVFPRVKYTENNKLPAAIKSTGHDIKDVKAVILGHLHLDHAGGLEHFLHTDVPIYVHEEEFKHACWAVATGADLGVYLGHYMLLEELNWNTFTDSTLELFQGITLHHSPGHTPGLCMMQVNLARDGVFLWTTDQFHVKENYEEGHPHGGLARDHTAWYRSLQLARRLVRMFNARLVFGHDMDVAAALMSEKPFYQ, from the exons ATGGATGTATCCGGCCAAAACGACCCAACTGGGCTTCTTGTAGGAGCTGGAGTTCCAGCATTCAAGTGTCCCCCCGGGACAAAAATGCACATATTGGACCTGGGAACCCTCCAAGCCGATGAATCTTG GATCCTGCGAGGAAGAAACACCAGCTCCCTAAGCAATCTCAACCCCGAGAATAAACGGCGCGACCtggtcctcctctccgcgcTGATTGACTACCCCGGCGTAGGGTTGATCTTGTTTGAGACTGGGTGTGCCGAGGATTTGGATGTG aaatgGGGCGCCCCCCTAACAGACGTCTTCCCCCGAGTCAAATACACCGAGAACAACAAACTCCCCGCCGCAATAAAATCCACCGGCCACGACATCAAAGACGTCAAAGCCGTGATCCTGGggcatctgcatctggaCCACGCCGGTGGTCTTGAGCACTTCTTACACACCGACGTGCCCATCTACGTGCACGAAGAAGAATTCAAGCACGCCTGTTGGGCCGTGGCCACGGGTGCCGATCTCGGCGTGTACTTGGGACACTATATGCTGCTTGAAGAACTCAACTGGAATACGTTTACGGATTCGACGCTTGAACTGTTTCAGGGGATTACGCTGCATCATTCGCCCGGGCATACACCGGGCTTGTGTATGATGCAGGTGAACCTGGCGCGCGATGGGGTGTTTCTGTGGACGACGGATCAGTTCCATGTCAAGGAGAACTATGAGGAGGGGCATCCGCATGGGGGATTGGCGAGAGATCATACGGCGTGGTATAGAAGTTTGCAgttggcgaggaggttggTGAGAATGTTCAATGCGAGGCTGGTGTTTGGGCATGATATGGATgtggcggcggcgctgaTGAGTGAGAAGCCGTTCTATCAGTAA
- a CDS encoding uncharacterized protein (COG:S;~EggNog:ENOG410Q91D;~InterPro:IPR036864,IPR007219,IPR001138;~PFAM:PF00172,PF04082;~go_function: GO:0000981 - DNA-binding transcription factor activity, RNA polymerase II-specific [Evidence IEA];~go_function: GO:0003677 - DNA binding [Evidence IEA];~go_function: GO:0008270 - zinc ion binding [Evidence IEA];~go_process: GO:0006351 - transcription, DNA-templated [Evidence IEA];~go_process: GO:0006355 - regulation of transcription, DNA-templated [Evidence IEA]) yields the protein MVDITSRVSPRLSRTPESAASCRTCRNCRRRKVKCNGQQPKCGTCQSRGIDCVYPRDARRTVVRAKQADVRSLQSKIESLQGRLEALTQSPSVGESQAPLLPSRTVPVTPSPSEIRGRNIDKAHSPEPGLGDDGPQVYGATSLLHDQSSDTPLANQKIGDVETGLLSDETIKDKLISNAAIRRQEELSLSSTPSIAANIDFDGVPMDLAMHLLDLHWNRQHLSYLLTYRPAIMDSLIRNGPYVNKLLLNAIFLQSSMYSDRVSPFFGHQQSNAKGLIFYDRFKALLPNYIDKPTIATVVALLTAAACLIPYGYQSAGWALSGIGYQMVIDLGCHLDSPASSKANSIEQEMKKRVYWAAFVGDKLQSLFLGRPIAMHATTGNVTQVYLDTFEEMEEWTPYIDPVAYVDTRIPVYRGRPSRAISTFQAFVQLCEIAGHIIESFYSVSSRAKSESTLLQIKHDVTMQLTIWWEKLPSWLRFDPGVDSTPPPHQITPHALYWTLVILTEQAFLSRGCFDFILSPDSAEVSRQRCIQAALSIWKLVEAYKQAFTLRRAQYGISYATYCAVQVMLQHTHHDNHEYVGCIRFFWSALWEYQRGCCYGLTRPLKLLRSLMRRLESVPDYVEADGPVGNWPAPAEAGQPPLNPEVNLGFELEPWDVSLLSGIPDELLVDDTIFGIFGG from the exons ATGGTTGACATCACGTCCAGAGTCAGCCCTCGGCTGTCACGGACCCCTGAATCCGCAGCTTCCTGTCGCACCTGCAGAAATTGTCGCCGCCGCAAGGTCAAATGCAATGGACAGCAGCCGAAATGCGGGACATGCCAGTCGAGGGGCATCGATTGTGTTTATCCACGGGATGCACGGAGAACCGTTGTTCGTGCCAAACAGGCAGACGTGAGATCCTTGCAGAGTAAGATTGAGTCGTTGCAGGGGCGGCTGGAAGCGCTTACCCAGTCACCTTCCGTGGGCGAGAGTCAGGCACCGTTATTACCTTCAAGGACGGTACCAGTAACACCGTCGCCGTCTGAAATCCGGGGAAGAAATATCGACAAGGCCCACTCCCCCGAACCAGGCCTCGGAGATGATGGTCCCCAGGTGTATGGCGCGACGAGTCTGCTTCACGACCAGTCTTCAGACACCCCTCTGGCAAATCAGAAAATCGGAGACGTGGAGACTGGACTTCTGTCGGACGAGACGATCAAAGATAAGCTGATTTCAAACGCAGCTATACGCCGGCAGGAAGAGCTATCCCTGTCGTCCACACCGAGCATTGCAGCAAATATAGACTTCGATGGCGTCCCTATGGATTTGGCAATGCATCTCCTTGACCTGCATTGGAACCGCCAGCATCTATCGTATCTGCTCACATACCGACCGGCCATTATGGACAGTCTGATACGAAATGGCCCCTATGTCAATAAACTGCTCCTAAATGCCATATTCCTGCAAAGTAGCATGTATAGCGACCGAGTATCACCTTTCTTTGGCCATCAACAATCGAACGCCAAAGGGCTGATCTTCTACGACCGCTTCAAGGCCTTGTTGCCGAATTACATTGACAAGCCTACCATTGCAACCGTGGTGGCTTTGCTGACTGCGGCAGCATGTCTGATTCCGTATGGCTACCAAAGCGCCGGATGGGCACTGTCTGGTATAGGGTACCAGATGGTAATTGACCTTGGGTGCCACCTGGACAGTCCTGCCTCCTCAAAGGCAAACTCGATCGAGCaagagatgaagaaaagagttTATTGGGCTGCATTCGTTGGTGATAAACTACAGTCTCTGTTTCTTGGTCGTCCTATCGCGATGCACGCCACAACAGGGAATGTAACACAGGTCTATCTCGACACCTTtgaggaaatggaagagTGGACGCCATACATTGACCCTGTCGCTTACGTTGATACTCGAATTCCGGTGTATCGTGGTCGACCATCTCGTGCCATCAGCACATTCCAAGCCTTTGTTCAACTCTGTGAAATCGCAGGCCATATCATAGAGTCTTTCTATTCAGTCAGCAGTCGAGCAAAGTCTGAGTCCACACTCCTGCAAATCAAACATGATGTTACAATGCAGCTGACTATCTGGTGGGAGAAACTTCCCTCCTGGCTGCGATTCGATCCCGGTGTCGACAGCACACCTCCGCCGCACCAGATCACCCCACA CGCCCTCTATTGGACCCTGGTGATTCTCACCGAGCAGGCATTTCTCAGTCGTGGCTGCTTTGACTTCATTCTAAGTCCAGACTCTGCAGAAGTCTCTCGACAGCGATGCATCCAGGCAGCGCTCAGTATTTGGAAACTAGTCGAGGCATACAAACAGGCATTCACTCTCAGGCGGGCTCAATACGGCATATCGTACGCCACATACTGCGCGGTCCAGGTTATGCTTCAACATACCCATCATGACAATCACGAGTATGTTGGGTGCATTCGATTCTTCTGGTCTGCACTCTGGGAGTATCAGAGAGGGTGCTGCTATGGATTAACGCGGCCGCTGAAGCTATTGAGGTCCCTGATGCGACGTCTTGAAAGCGTGCCAGATTATGTTGAAGCAGACGGCCCGGTTGGTAACTGGCCTGCGCCAGCCG AAGCTGGACAGCCACCCCTGAATCCTGAAGTCAACCTGGGGTTCGAATTGGAGCCCTGGGATGTTTCTTTGTTAAGCGGTATCCCCGACGAATTGTTGGTTGACGACACGATATTTGGAATATTTGGTGGATAG
- a CDS encoding VOC family protein (COG:E;~EggNog:ENOG410PIV7;~InterPro:IPR009770;~PFAM:PF07063) → MAPTISKDETRAMFASALSEMYRREVPQYGTLLELVSDINNRNPCANGVTSSAPLQRQPRIEVERHGAIRLGKPEELATMRRLFAIMGMYPVGYYDLTVAGLPVHATSFRPISHASLSKNPFRVFTSLLRLDMVSEKGGLRARAKEILDQRQIFTPRCLELLEELESKGSYPREKAEELLQEALETFRWHKSTTVDKDTYQALQAAHPLVADVVCFRGPHINHLTPRVVDIEAAQIEMQKRGLNAKDRIEGPPVMKWPILLRQTSFLALEERITFSDGTHQADGKHKARFGEIEQRGMALTPKGRRLYDELMGRFHRSSNDLQRQTGPDPRSSDDILREIFKGFPDDLDTLRREELAYFRYHVQTPPANSNNRNLEALIDAGTIQVEPITYEDFLPISAAGIFCSNLGSMCATSKAANSDRTAFEQALGCTVQSEFEVYGAIQKQSIDECWEILKCTN, encoded by the coding sequence ATGGCACCCACCATTTCCAAAGACGAAACAAGGGCAATGTTCGCCTCCGCTCTATCAGAAATGTATCGCCGTGAGGTCCCCCAGTACGGAACCCTCCTTGAGCTCGTCTCCGACATCAACAACCGCAATCCCTGTGCAAACGGCGTCACCAGCAGCGCCCCCTTGCAGAGGCAGCCTCGCATAGAGGTTGAACGCCACGGCGCAATCCGACTAGGCAAGCCCGAGGAACTAGCTACGATGCGCCGCCTGTTTGCCATTATGGGAATGTATCCGGTAGGCTATTACGATCTAACTGTCGCCGGCCTACCCGTACACGCGACATCGTTCCGGCCGATTTCACACGCAAGTCTCTCCAAGAACCCATTTCGAGTATTTACTTCGTTACTGCGGTTGGACATGGTCAGTGAGAAGGGCGGGCTACGCGCCAGAGCCAAAGAGATCCTAGACCAGCGGCAGATTTTCACGCCTCGATGTTTAGAATTACTGGAGGAACTGGAATCAAAGGGGTCGTATCCCAGGGAAAAGGCCGAAGAGCTACTGCAAGAAGCCCTGGAGACATTCCGCTGGCACAAGTCCACCACAGTCGACAAGGACACATATCAAGCCCTACAAGCGGCGCATCCTCTCGTCGCAGACGTCGTCTGCTTTCGCGGTCCACATATAAACCATCTTACGCCGCGCGTGGTGGACATTGAAGCTGCACAGATTGAAATGCAAAAACGGGGGCTTAATGCAAAAGATCGCATTGAGGGACCGCCGGTAATGAAATGGCCAATACTCCTCCGACAGACAAGCTTCCTGGCGCTTGAAGAGCGGATTACGTTTTCCGATGGCACGCATCAGGCTGATGGGAAGCATAAGGCGCGGTTTGGTGAAATCGAGCAGCGAGGAATGGCCCTGACGCCGAAGGGCCGGCGGCTGTATGATGAATTAATGGGACGTTTTCAtcgcagcagcaatgatCTTCAACGCCAGACGGGGCCAGATCCCAGGTCAAGCGATGACATTCTCCGTGAAATATTCAAGGGATTTCCAGACGACTTGGACACGCTCCGTCGGGAGGAACTGGCTTACTTCCGCTACCATGTGcagacaccaccagcaaACAGTAACAATAGAAACCTAGAGGCCTTGATCGATGCAGGCACAATACAGGTCGAGCCGATCACATATGAGGACTTCCTCCCTATTAGTGCTGCTGGGATCTTTTGCTCGAATCTCGGCTCGATGTGTGCAACCAGTAAAGCTGCCAATTCGGATCGCACGGCTTTTGAGCAAGCTTTAGGCTGCACTGTGCAGAGCGAGTTTGAAGTTTATGGAGCCATCCAGAAGCAAAGTATAGATGAGTGTTGGGAGATTCTGAAATGCACAAATTAG